One Thermosipho africanus Ob7 DNA segment encodes these proteins:
- a CDS encoding transglycosylase domain-containing protein: protein MRYVIAFLIGFSLVFFSLLFLYTNITKNLPEPETKIPSSLIIEYADGTPFYFPRAYWYNLDEYPEKLITALIISEDEDFFNHPGIDIFGMLRGIFYTVVKKDVQGGSTLTQQLARSLYLTQARTIERKIKEIFIAIYLEKIRTKEELLELYLNSAYMGNGIYGFGTAAKYYFNKDPKDLNLAEIALLVNTVKSPENFNPQDLKGRYKRAEIVLKRLLNEGVISTSDYEKYAKMLPNVRSYNVIESKYIEEVFWRVISELEEIGFSLDTLRKGFTVKTTLDKDYQALLEKNLGKNNAGIILNYRTGEILGYYGKGVDNGRRQIGSLVKPFYYYKALLEGFNPDSKLFDLPIKIGDWTPKNFEKNYYGQTTLKQALIHSRNIPSVNLYLMLGDIVVRDFLKNKLKIDGYYPEDLTLALGTIETSHEEIAKGFSGIFNSGVVVKPHIVDEVINYNGIVQYKASPRIVNVIPSSKRSTMEASYLMINLLKDVVKYGTGVRAYIDGREIAGKTGTAEQFAWFMGADGEKMMIISQNGKDLLGGRDVAPIWRKIALNTDIGKTPFVISSTYRKLNVIRNDPMKYIDYEYLYNMIKEGTLTIEELADILKTFDEDSLLEFLSYMNTVSQEITITLWNMLGGG from the coding sequence ATGAGATACGTTATAGCTTTCTTAATAGGTTTTTCACTAGTGTTTTTTTCACTGCTTTTTTTATACACAAATATCACTAAGAATCTTCCTGAGCCAGAAACTAAAATTCCATCCAGCCTTATTATAGAGTATGCAGATGGAACACCTTTTTATTTTCCAAGAGCCTACTGGTACAATCTAGATGAATATCCAGAAAAACTCATCACTGCGCTCATAATTTCTGAAGATGAAGACTTTTTCAATCATCCAGGTATAGATATCTTTGGAATGCTAAGGGGGATCTTTTATACCGTTGTAAAAAAAGATGTCCAGGGTGGGAGCACACTGACTCAACAGCTTGCAAGAAGTTTATATTTAACACAAGCAAGAACAATTGAAAGAAAAATAAAGGAAATATTTATAGCAATTTATCTAGAAAAGATAAGAACAAAGGAAGAATTACTTGAATTATATCTCAACAGTGCTTATATGGGAAATGGAATATATGGTTTCGGTACAGCCGCAAAGTATTATTTTAATAAAGATCCAAAAGATCTTAATCTTGCAGAGATTGCCCTGTTAGTCAATACTGTAAAATCTCCTGAAAATTTCAATCCTCAAGATTTAAAGGGAAGATATAAAAGAGCGGAAATAGTCCTAAAAAGGTTATTGAATGAAGGAGTAATTTCAACGAGTGATTATGAAAAATATGCTAAAATGCTTCCAAATGTACGCTCATACAACGTAATCGAATCAAAGTACATTGAAGAAGTCTTTTGGAGAGTTATAAGTGAACTAGAAGAAATAGGTTTTTCACTTGATACACTTAGAAAGGGTTTCACTGTTAAAACCACACTCGACAAAGACTATCAAGCTTTACTTGAAAAAAACTTAGGTAAGAACAATGCTGGAATAATTTTAAATTATAGAACTGGAGAAATATTGGGATATTATGGTAAAGGTGTTGATAATGGAAGAAGACAAATAGGTTCTTTAGTTAAGCCATTTTATTATTACAAAGCTTTACTAGAAGGTTTTAATCCAGACTCTAAACTTTTTGATTTACCTATTAAAATAGGAGATTGGACTCCAAAAAATTTTGAAAAAAATTATTACGGTCAAACTACTCTCAAGCAAGCACTTATTCATTCAAGAAATATACCATCAGTTAATCTGTATTTAATGCTTGGTGATATTGTTGTGCGTGATTTTTTGAAAAACAAGCTAAAAATAGATGGTTATTATCCAGAGGATTTAACACTTGCACTTGGAACAATTGAAACATCGCATGAGGAAATTGCAAAGGGCTTTTCTGGAATATTTAACAGTGGGGTTGTTGTAAAGCCTCACATTGTAGACGAAGTTATTAACTACAATGGTATTGTACAGTACAAAGCAAGTCCGAGAATAGTTAATGTAATTCCTTCCTCAAAAAGGAGCACTATGGAAGCAAGTTATTTGATGATTAATCTACTCAAAGATGTCGTAAAATATGGAACAGGTGTTAGAGCATACATAGATGGTAGGGAAATTGCGGGGAAAACTGGTACGGCGGAACAATTTGCATGGTTTATGGGTGCAGATGGCGAAAAAATGATGATTATTTCACAGAATGGAAAAGATCTACTTGGTGGAAGAGATGTTGCACCTATCTGGCGTAAAATTGCATTAAATACAGATATAGGGAAAACTCCTTTTGTAATAAGCTCAACATATAGAAAATTAAATGTAATTAGAAATGATCCTATGAAATACATTGACTATGAATACCTATACAACATGATAAAAGAAGGCACTCTGACAATTGAAGAGCTTGCAGATATCTTAAAAACTTTTGATGAAGATTCACTTCTTGAATTTCTTTCATACATGAATACGGTTTCTCAAGAGATTACAATAACTTTATGGAATATGCTTGGAGGTGGTTAA
- a CDS encoding ABC transporter substrate-binding protein yields the protein MKKIFTLLVILSVFALVVFADDVVYKRDETLYAGGGLWAPPSNWNPITPWNAVTGTVGLIYETLFAYDPLKDEMIPWLAESGKWTSSNTYEIKIRKGVRWHDGYPFTSKDVKFTFEIAKKYSEISYSSIWTWLSKVETPDPYTVVFTFDSPRYHEWTYQLYQLPIIPEHIWANRTKEEILSGSNEKSIGTGPYLFETYSDDRMVYLRNEDWWGIDVFGKPKPKRVVYLRVLSNNVALGMIMKGELDISNFFLPGIPTLKKMYSTVHTWYDNKPYMLSDNTAFLFLNTTKKPLDDPKLRRALAFAINPAVISEKVFEGQVLTSNPVGFLPVKGWMKFYPENAVKKYGFRPDKEMAKKLLDEAGYKDVNNDGFRETPDGKPFKFDIIVPFGWTDWMESIKIIAAQFREIGINAEAKFPDYSKYWEDLTSGKFDMAINNFNSNLTATPWTMYNWLFNSNIDKYMYNGNFGRYVNQELFDLITQMNMTPMDDIQANKEITEKIATIFLNEMPAIPLWFNGLWFQASTQVWKNWPSEKNPYAYPVTWAGRWQTGGVMMLLGLDNK from the coding sequence ATGAAAAAGATTTTCACACTTTTGGTAATTTTGTCAGTATTTGCATTAGTCGTTTTTGCAGATGATGTTGTTTACAAAAGGGATGAAACATTGTATGCTGGAGGAGGTCTTTGGGCGCCACCATCAAACTGGAACCCAATTACTCCATGGAATGCTGTAACAGGAACTGTTGGTTTGATTTATGAAACACTTTTTGCATATGATCCTTTAAAAGACGAAATGATTCCTTGGCTTGCTGAAAGCGGAAAATGGACATCAAGTAATACCTATGAAATCAAAATTAGAAAAGGCGTAAGATGGCACGATGGTTATCCATTCACTTCAAAAGATGTGAAATTTACATTCGAAATTGCAAAAAAATACTCTGAAATTTCCTACAGCTCAATATGGACTTGGCTTTCAAAAGTAGAAACTCCTGATCCTTACACAGTTGTTTTCACATTTGATTCTCCAAGATACCATGAATGGACCTACCAACTTTATCAACTTCCTATCATTCCTGAACACATTTGGGCAAATCGCACAAAAGAAGAAATATTAAGTGGTTCAAATGAGAAATCAATCGGAACAGGTCCTTACCTATTTGAGACTTACAGTGATGATAGAATGGTTTACCTTAGAAATGAAGATTGGTGGGGAATTGATGTATTTGGAAAACCAAAACCAAAAAGAGTTGTATATCTAAGAGTTTTGAGTAATAATGTAGCACTTGGAATGATAATGAAAGGTGAACTTGATATCTCAAACTTCTTCCTTCCAGGTATCCCAACCTTGAAGAAAATGTACAGCACAGTACATACATGGTACGATAATAAACCATATATGCTTTCAGACAATACAGCTTTCTTATTCTTAAACACAACGAAAAAACCACTTGATGATCCAAAACTAAGAAGAGCACTTGCATTTGCAATAAATCCAGCAGTTATATCAGAAAAAGTATTTGAAGGGCAAGTTCTTACATCAAATCCTGTTGGATTCTTACCAGTTAAAGGTTGGATGAAGTTCTATCCAGAAAATGCAGTAAAAAAATATGGATTCAGGCCTGATAAAGAAATGGCTAAAAAATTACTTGATGAAGCAGGATACAAAGATGTAAATAATGATGGATTCAGGGAAACTCCAGATGGAAAGCCATTTAAATTTGATATAATTGTTCCATTTGGTTGGACAGACTGGATGGAATCTATAAAGATAATTGCAGCACAATTTAGAGAAATTGGTATAAATGCTGAAGCAAAATTCCCAGATTACAGTAAGTATTGGGAAGATTTAACAAGTGGAAAATTTGATATGGCTATAAATAACTTCAATAGTAATTTGACTGCAACTCCATGGACTATGTATAACTGGTTGTTCAATTCAAATATAGATAAATACATGTACAATGGAAACTTTGGAAGATATGTAAATCAAGAATTGTTTGATCTTATTACACAAATGAATATGACACCAATGGATGATATCCAAGCAAACAAGGAAATTACAGAAAAAATAGCAACTATATTCCTTAATGAAATGCCAGCAATTCCACTTTGGTTTAATGGTCTTTGGTTCCAAGCAAGTACTCAGGTATGGAAGAATTGGCCAAGCGAAAAGAATCCATATGCCTATCCAGTCACTTGGGCAGGAAGATGGCAAACTGGTGGAGTTATGATGTTATTAGGGCTTGATAATAAATAA
- a CDS encoding ABC transporter permease, whose protein sequence is MKKYLRNKIIIYILTFIFAVTIDWLIPRLMPGNPILVLVSRFSGLPDAAKVMYSYLTKAFGLDQPLWTQYVNFWIAFFKGDLGISIYLYPKPVLDVLKSALPYSLGLLIPSILISWIIGNNLGAFAARRKKFDSFMLPVMYFLTGAPYLWLGILLAYFFGVVLRWVPIAGAYSFSLRPHFSWTFIADFLKHWILPFLSLFIVQLGGWAIGMRNMVIYELENNYVRFLETMGVKRSLIKKYTFRNAILPQVTGLALQLGTVIAGQVATEVVFSYPGVGYILTQAILNQDYFLIQGCFLFIIIGVLVANFTVDLVYMILDPRIRYSYGGEA, encoded by the coding sequence ATGAAAAAATACTTGAGAAATAAGATAATCATTTACATTCTTACTTTCATTTTCGCTGTAACTATAGATTGGTTGATTCCCAGGCTGATGCCTGGGAATCCCATACTCGTTCTTGTTTCAAGGTTTTCCGGTCTTCCTGATGCAGCAAAAGTTATGTACAGTTATCTTACAAAAGCTTTTGGCCTTGATCAACCACTATGGACTCAGTATGTGAATTTTTGGATAGCCTTCTTTAAAGGTGATTTAGGAATTAGCATTTATCTTTATCCAAAACCTGTACTTGATGTTTTAAAAAGCGCATTACCATATTCCTTGGGATTACTAATTCCTTCAATTTTAATAAGCTGGATTATAGGAAATAATCTTGGTGCATTTGCTGCAAGAAGAAAAAAGTTTGATTCATTTATGTTACCAGTAATGTATTTCTTAACTGGTGCACCATATCTTTGGCTTGGTATTTTGCTTGCATACTTTTTTGGTGTTGTTTTAAGATGGGTACCTATTGCAGGTGCTTACAGCTTTTCCTTAAGACCTCATTTTTCCTGGACTTTTATAGCTGACTTTTTAAAACATTGGATTTTACCATTTTTATCACTTTTCATTGTCCAATTAGGTGGTTGGGCTATTGGTATGAGAAATATGGTTATTTACGAACTTGAAAACAATTACGTAAGGTTTTTAGAAACAATGGGAGTTAAAAGAAGCCTTATAAAAAAATACACTTTTAGAAATGCAATACTTCCTCAGGTAACTGGTCTTGCACTTCAACTTGGTACAGTAATTGCAGGACAAGTGGCAACTGAAGTTGTATTTTCTTACCCAGGAGTTGGATATATATTAACGCAAGCAATCTTAAACCAAGATTATTTCCTAATTCAAGGATGTTTCTTATTTATAATCATTGGTGTTCTTGTTGCAAATTTCACGGTCGATCTTGTGTATATGATTCTTGATCCAAGAATTAGATATTCTTACGGTGGTGAAGCATAA
- a CDS encoding ABC transporter permease, translated as MREIMFFAFRNKKLNIGLSIVLFFLLLAIFGPYISKYKDPLEYVGMGYQPPSKEFWLGTTTFGQDVFTQLVFGLRSSFFVGLIGGGLATFVGLIVGFFAGYEGGIIDEILMMFTNILLVIPTLALLIIVASYLPYRGVFIQSVIIGLTAWPWTARAVRSQTLSLKMREFVNLARITGRSHLKIIIYEILPNMLSYVFMVFILQFGGAILAAVGLDFIGLGPTQGISLGLMMQNAVLWNAIQLGMWWWAIPPGLVITLIVGALYFMNTGLDEVFNPKLREM; from the coding sequence ATGAGGGAAATAATGTTTTTTGCATTTAGGAATAAAAAATTAAATATTGGGCTTTCAATTGTTTTATTTTTCCTCTTGCTTGCAATTTTTGGTCCCTATATATCAAAATATAAAGATCCACTAGAATATGTTGGTATGGGATACCAACCTCCAAGCAAAGAATTTTGGCTTGGTACAACAACCTTTGGTCAAGATGTTTTTACCCAACTTGTATTTGGTCTAAGAAGCTCATTTTTTGTAGGTTTGATTGGTGGAGGACTTGCAACTTTTGTGGGGCTAATTGTAGGTTTTTTTGCAGGATACGAAGGCGGAATTATTGATGAAATTTTAATGATGTTTACTAACATATTACTCGTTATTCCAACTCTTGCTCTATTAATTATAGTTGCATCTTATTTACCATATAGAGGAGTCTTTATACAGAGTGTAATAATAGGTCTTACTGCATGGCCTTGGACTGCAAGGGCCGTAAGATCTCAGACATTGTCGTTGAAAATGAGGGAATTTGTAAATCTTGCCAGAATTACAGGAAGATCTCATTTAAAAATAATCATTTATGAAATACTTCCAAATATGCTTTCATATGTTTTTATGGTATTTATATTACAATTTGGTGGTGCTATCCTTGCAGCTGTTGGTCTTGATTTTATTGGTCTTGGCCCAACTCAAGGAATATCTTTAGGATTAATGATGCAAAATGCAGTTCTATGGAATGCAATTCAGCTTGGAATGTGGTGGTGGGCAATTCCACCTGGATTGGTTATAACCCTCATTGTAGGTGCTTTGTACTTTATGAATACAGGGCTAGATGAAGTATTTAATCCAAAATTAAGAGAAATGTAA
- a CDS encoding ABC transporter ATP-binding protein has protein sequence MLAVNGLKLYYKTLKGYVKAVDDVSFDLKDNEILGLAGESGCGKSTLVNGLILLKPPLNYFGGNVILDNELLPINDFEKMNDFRYKRLSIIPQYAMDALNPTRKIGVYIKEVLKSKGINYDSIHDRLIERLKFVNLPERVLKMYPIELSGGMKQRLVMVISTLLNPSLLIADEVTSALDVSSQKSVCLMIKGFKDEGIVKSLIFVTHDLSVLYQIADRIMVMYAGKVAEIGTTQQIIENPVHPYTKMLLSSLPEVGIRYTDTRLKGIPGRPPQLLNPPKGCRFKDRCPFYSSQCDNEPPKVQVEDNHIAYCWKVNKND, from the coding sequence ATGCTTGCCGTTAACGGTTTGAAATTGTACTATAAAACACTAAAAGGCTATGTTAAGGCTGTTGATGACGTTAGTTTTGATCTTAAAGACAATGAAATTTTGGGACTTGCTGGTGAATCAGGTTGTGGTAAATCAACTTTAGTAAATGGCCTTATACTTTTAAAACCTCCTTTAAACTATTTTGGAGGAAACGTAATTTTAGATAATGAACTTTTACCAATAAACGATTTTGAAAAGATGAATGATTTTAGGTATAAACGATTATCAATAATTCCTCAGTATGCAATGGATGCTTTAAACCCAACAAGAAAAATAGGTGTTTATATAAAAGAAGTATTAAAGAGTAAAGGTATAAACTACGACAGTATACATGATAGATTAATAGAGAGGTTAAAATTTGTAAATCTTCCAGAAAGAGTTTTAAAAATGTATCCTATTGAACTTTCAGGAGGTATGAAGCAAAGATTGGTAATGGTTATAAGCACGTTACTTAATCCCTCATTGTTAATAGCAGATGAGGTAACTTCAGCTTTGGATGTATCTTCACAAAAATCCGTTTGTTTAATGATTAAAGGTTTCAAAGATGAAGGGATTGTAAAATCATTAATCTTTGTAACTCATGATCTGTCAGTCTTATATCAAATTGCTGATAGAATAATGGTAATGTACGCAGGAAAAGTTGCCGAAATAGGTACCACACAGCAAATAATAGAAAATCCTGTACATCCTTATACCAAAATGCTTCTTTCTTCACTTCCGGAGGTTGGAATCAGATATACAGATACAAGATTAAAAGGAATACCAGGAAGACCTCCACAACTTTTAAATCCTCCAAAGGGTTGTAGATTTAAAGATAGATGTCCATTTTATTCGAGTCAATGTGATAATGAACCACCTAAAGTTCAAGTAGAAGATAATCATATTGCTTACTGTTGGAAGGTGAATAAAAATGATTGA
- a CDS encoding ABC transporter ATP-binding protein — MIEVTNLTKAYNIGSFGKEKFYAVDNVSFKIDDNQIVSLIGESGSGKTTIGKLILKLIKPTSGEILFQGKNIKNLKNKEYYRYVQGVFQDPFSSYNPIFKINRIFDMVREEFYPKTDKDKWNEKVEKVISEVGLNPKEILGKFPHQLSGGQLQRLLIARTLLMETKFLVADEIISMLDASTRIDILNILIDLKEKGLSVLFITHDLSLGYYTSDKTIILYRGSIMEYGDTEKVFNNPVHPYTIMLMNSVPTMNKKWTKEELIAESRRTPPGYCKFYDRCPLADKECKNVQLKKVEEEHYVACVKK; from the coding sequence ATGATTGAAGTTACAAACTTGACAAAAGCCTATAACATTGGTTCGTTTGGTAAAGAAAAGTTTTATGCGGTTGATAACGTTTCTTTTAAAATAGATGACAATCAAATAGTTTCTTTGATAGGAGAAAGCGGAAGTGGAAAGACAACTATAGGAAAGTTGATATTAAAACTTATAAAACCAACGTCTGGTGAGATTCTTTTCCAAGGAAAGAATATTAAAAATCTTAAAAACAAAGAATACTATAGGTATGTGCAGGGAGTTTTTCAGGATCCGTTTAGTTCGTACAATCCTATATTTAAGATCAACAGAATTTTTGATATGGTAAGAGAAGAGTTTTATCCAAAAACTGACAAAGATAAATGGAATGAAAAAGTAGAAAAGGTCATATCAGAAGTAGGATTAAATCCAAAAGAAATTCTTGGTAAATTTCCACATCAATTAAGTGGAGGACAACTTCAAAGATTATTAATTGCTCGTACTCTATTAATGGAAACAAAGTTTTTGGTTGCTGATGAAATTATAAGTATGCTTGATGCTTCAACAAGGATAGATATATTAAATATTTTGATTGATTTAAAGGAAAAGGGACTTTCGGTATTATTTATAACTCATGATTTATCACTTGGATATTATACAAGTGATAAAACAATAATTTTATACAGAGGATCAATAATGGAATATGGTGATACGGAAAAGGTTTTTAATAATCCAGTACATCCTTACACTATAATGTTGATGAATTCAGTTCCAACTATGAATAAGAAATGGACAAAGGAAGAACTCATTGCAGAAAGTAGACGAACTCCTCCAGGATACTGCAAATTTTACGATAGATGTCCTTTGGCGGATAAAGAATGTAAAAATGTTCAGCTAAAAAAGGTTGAAGAAGAACACTACGTTGCTTGTGTAAAAAAATAG
- a CDS encoding glycoside hydrolase family 130 protein codes for MKIFAGKLSNIPWQERPKDSSEIIWRYSDNPIIKRDQAKDANSIFNSAVVPFKDTFAGVFRVDDRARNMNIRRGFSNDGINWKIDDKPIEFIQETRDELKSEYKYDPRVTFIEDRYWITWCNGYNGPTIGVGYTFDFEKFYQMENAFLPFNRNGVLFPRKINGKYAMLSRPSDNGHTPFGDIFYSESPDMIHWGVHRLVMKSGYTPWQSLKIGAGPSPIETDEGWLLFYHGVLLSCNGYVYSFGAALLDLDKPWKVIKRSKSYLLSPQKPYECVGDVPNVVFPVACLVDSETGRLALYYGAADTVVSLAFGYVHEIIDWLKYEN; via the coding sequence ATGAAAATTTTTGCGGGAAAACTTTCAAATATTCCTTGGCAGGAAAGACCAAAAGATTCAAGTGAGATCATTTGGCGATATTCAGATAATCCAATTATTAAAAGAGATCAAGCAAAGGATGCTAACAGTATATTTAACAGTGCAGTTGTTCCATTCAAGGATACATTTGCAGGTGTATTTAGAGTAGATGATAGGGCAAGAAATATGAATATAAGAAGGGGATTTAGTAATGATGGAATCAACTGGAAGATAGATGACAAACCAATAGAATTTATTCAGGAAACAAGAGATGAGTTAAAAAGTGAATACAAGTATGATCCAAGAGTTACTTTTATTGAGGACAGATACTGGATAACCTGGTGTAATGGTTACAATGGCCCAACTATTGGTGTTGGTTATACATTTGACTTTGAAAAATTTTATCAAATGGAGAATGCATTTTTGCCTTTTAATAGAAATGGAGTCCTTTTTCCAAGAAAAATAAATGGAAAATATGCAATGCTCAGCAGGCCTTCTGATAACGGACATACTCCATTTGGTGATATATTCTATAGCGAAAGTCCAGATATGATACATTGGGGTGTGCATAGACTCGTTATGAAAAGTGGTTATACGCCATGGCAATCTCTTAAAATAGGAGCAGGACCTTCTCCAATTGAAACGGATGAAGGTTGGCTTTTATTTTACCACGGTGTTTTGCTCTCCTGTAATGGTTATGTGTACAGCTTTGGTGCTGCATTACTTGATTTGGATAAACCATGGAAAGTAATTAAGAGGTCAAAGTCTTACCTTTTATCACCGCAAAAACCGTATGAATGCGTCGGTGATGTACCAAATGTTGTTTTTCCTGTTGCTTGTTTAGTAGATTCAGAAACCGGTAGATTAGCTCTATATTACGGAGCAGCTGATACGGTTGTTTCCCTTGCTTTTGGATACGTACATGAAATTATTGACTGGCTAAAGTATGAAAACTAA
- the bgaS gene encoding beta-galactosidase BgaS — MFSKDFLFGASLSGFQFEMGNPNNEEELDKNTDWFVWVRDLGNIINGKVSGDLPEYGAGYYTNYKAVHNLAKEFGMNALRIGIEWSRIFKESTKDISPDDPNMLEKLDQLADKKAIEHYRDVLEDIKSKGLVAIVNLSHFTLPLWLHDPINVHKGKETKKLGWVSDDAPIEFAKYAEYIAWKFKDIVDMWSSMNEPHVVSQLGYFQTSAGFPPSYFNPSWYLKSLENQALAHNLAYDAIKKHTDKPVGVIYSFTWYDTVNNDEEIFESAMFLNNWNYMDRVKDKIDFVGVNYYTRAVIDRLLVPIKIDNYELNWYTLSGYGYSCVEDGFANSKRPSSEIGWEIYPEGLYNILKEIYNRYGKQIYITENGIADSSDKYRSFYIISHLYAVEKAINEGVPVKGYLHWSIIDNYEWAKGYGKRFGLAYTDFERKTYIPRPSMYILREIIKERTIDKFKGYDPYGLMNF; from the coding sequence ATGTTTTCTAAAGACTTTTTATTTGGAGCATCTTTGTCTGGATTTCAGTTTGAAATGGGAAATCCAAATAATGAAGAGGAATTAGACAAAAACACAGATTGGTTTGTTTGGGTAAGAGACTTAGGAAATATAATTAATGGAAAAGTTAGTGGAGATCTTCCTGAATATGGTGCAGGATATTATACTAATTACAAGGCAGTTCACAATCTTGCAAAAGAATTTGGAATGAATGCTTTAAGAATTGGAATAGAATGGTCAAGAATTTTTAAAGAAAGCACAAAAGATATTAGCCCAGATGATCCTAACATGTTAGAAAAACTTGATCAACTAGCTGATAAAAAGGCGATTGAACATTATAGAGATGTATTAGAAGACATAAAAAGTAAAGGACTTGTAGCTATTGTTAATTTGTCGCACTTTACTTTACCACTTTGGCTTCATGATCCAATAAATGTACACAAAGGAAAGGAAACAAAAAAGCTTGGTTGGGTAAGTGATGATGCACCAATAGAATTTGCTAAATACGCAGAATACATCGCATGGAAATTTAAAGATATTGTTGATATGTGGTCTTCAATGAATGAACCTCACGTGGTAAGTCAGCTTGGTTATTTTCAAACAAGTGCAGGTTTTCCACCAAGCTATTTTAATCCTTCATGGTATCTAAAAAGTCTTGAAAATCAAGCTTTAGCACATAACCTTGCTTATGATGCTATAAAAAAACATACAGACAAGCCAGTTGGAGTTATTTATTCATTTACGTGGTATGATACAGTTAATAATGATGAAGAAATATTCGAAAGTGCAATGTTTTTAAATAACTGGAATTATATGGATAGAGTAAAGGATAAAATTGACTTTGTAGGTGTAAATTATTATACAAGGGCTGTTATAGACCGACTTTTGGTTCCTATAAAAATTGATAATTATGAATTAAATTGGTATACTCTTAGTGGTTATGGGTATTCATGTGTTGAAGATGGTTTTGCAAATTCAAAAAGACCTTCAAGCGAAATTGGTTGGGAGATATATCCAGAAGGGCTTTATAATATTCTCAAAGAAATATACAATAGATATGGAAAGCAAATCTATATAACGGAAAATGGTATAGCAGATTCAAGCGATAAATACAGAAGCTTTTATATTATTTCCCACCTTTATGCAGTAGAAAAAGCAATAAACGAAGGAGTACCAGTAAAAGGATACCTTCACTGGTCAATAATAGATAATTATGAATGGGCAAAAGGTTATGGTAAAAGATTTGGACTTGCCTATACAGATTTTGAAAGAAAAACTTATATTCCAAGACCTTCTATGTATATTTTAAGAGAAATAATAAAAGAAAGAACTATTGATAAGTTTAAAGGATATGATCCGTACGGATTAATGAATTTTTGA
- a CDS encoding LacI family DNA-binding transcriptional regulator has translation MVTIKDVAKHAGVSIATVSRVINGAKNVSDDTRKKVIKVIKKLGYKPMPSLRNRSELFYTLGVMVPDLKGYHYNEILMAIEEYAFVHGFEIMVSVPKMSPEEEKHVLDQYFKRKIDGIILCELFGDTDYLEPFINSGVPIVALDYYIDEILCDSVNIDNVSGARSAMKYLYNMGHRNILYIRGVEKSPASKNREKGIEKFLRKHKDVQVYFSEHSGYNPNDGYEAVESFLKKYGLKFTAIFAVNDWASIGALRALYDHGLRVPDDVSIIGYDNGPFSEYLCPPLTTIHQPRREMGLTAAQLLIERILGKGPKIPRNVVLPTKLIERMSVKKVEP, from the coding sequence TTGGTAACTATAAAAGATGTTGCAAAACATGCAGGTGTTTCTATAGCAACAGTTTCAAGAGTAATAAATGGCGCAAAAAATGTAAGTGATGACACTAGAAAAAAAGTTATTAAAGTTATTAAAAAGCTAGGGTATAAACCCATGCCATCACTGAGGAATCGCTCAGAACTATTTTATACTCTAGGAGTTATGGTCCCTGATTTAAAGGGATATCATTATAATGAAATACTTATGGCAATTGAAGAATACGCATTTGTTCATGGCTTTGAAATAATGGTTTCAGTTCCTAAAATGTCTCCAGAAGAAGAAAAACATGTATTAGACCAATATTTCAAGAGAAAAATAGATGGTATTATTCTTTGTGAATTGTTTGGGGATACCGACTACTTAGAACCATTTATTAACAGTGGTGTTCCCATTGTTGCATTAGACTATTATATTGATGAAATTCTTTGTGATTCTGTCAATATCGATAATGTTTCAGGTGCACGTAGTGCAATGAAATATCTTTACAATATGGGGCACAGGAATATTTTATACATAAGAGGGGTTGAAAAATCTCCTGCATCTAAAAATAGAGAAAAAGGTATAGAAAAATTTTTAAGAAAGCATAAAGATGTACAAGTATACTTTTCAGAACATAGTGGATATAATCCCAACGACGGATATGAGGCAGTAGAAAGTTTTTTAAAAAAATACGGTTTAAAATTTACAGCCATTTTTGCTGTAAATGACTGGGCATCGATTGGTGCTTTAAGGGCATTGTACGATCATGGCCTCAGGGTTCCAGATGATGTTTCAATAATTGGATACGATAACGGTCCATTTTCTGAGTACTTATGCCCACCTCTTACAACAATACATCAACCAAGACGGGAAATGGGGTTAACTGCTGCACAACTTTTAATAGAAAGAATACTTGGAAAAGGCCCAAAGATACCAAGAAATGTTGTTCTTCCTACAAAATTAATAGAGAGAATGTCTGTAAAGAAGGTGGAACCATGA